From a single Microbacterium murale genomic region:
- the obgE gene encoding GTPase ObgE yields the protein MVTFVDTVTLHLRAGKGGNGCVSVHREKFKPLGGPDGGNGGNGGDIVLVADPQTGTLLSYHHSPHRKSANGGFGMGDHRSGFDGESLELPVPVGTVVKTTDGEVLVDLVVPGDRFVVAQGGRGGLGNAALATTKRKAPGFALLGTPGFEGEITLELKTVADVALVGYPSAGKSSLIAAVSAARPKIADYPFTTLHPNLGVVQAGESRYTVADVPGLIEGASEGRGLGLEFLRHVERCSALLHVLDCATLEPGRDPISDLDVILAELAAYEVPEGQTPLLERPQLVALNKIDVPEARDLADLVRPELEARGFRVFDISTVSHEGLRPLTFALGEIVEKHRAEVADVAPTERVVIRPRGSEKPFTIRVEGGSYGTYYRILGEKPVRWVQQTDFQNEEAVGYLADRLERLGVETELFRLGAAPGATVVIGEGEGLVFDWEPAMASAAELMTAPRGTDPRLAPNSRRTTSERREKYYERMDEKAAIRAEQDLKRRVTVEEDYDGEGA from the coding sequence ATGGTCACGTTCGTCGATACGGTGACGCTGCATCTGCGCGCCGGCAAGGGCGGCAACGGCTGTGTCTCCGTCCACCGTGAGAAGTTCAAGCCGCTCGGTGGTCCTGACGGCGGCAACGGCGGCAACGGCGGCGACATCGTGCTCGTGGCCGATCCTCAGACCGGCACGCTGCTGTCCTATCACCACTCGCCGCATCGCAAATCGGCCAACGGCGGGTTCGGCATGGGCGATCACCGCTCCGGTTTCGACGGAGAGTCACTTGAGCTTCCCGTTCCTGTCGGCACTGTCGTGAAGACCACCGATGGTGAGGTGCTCGTCGATCTGGTCGTTCCCGGCGATCGCTTCGTCGTCGCTCAGGGCGGCCGTGGCGGCCTCGGCAACGCCGCTCTCGCCACCACGAAACGCAAGGCGCCAGGGTTCGCACTGCTCGGCACTCCTGGCTTCGAGGGGGAGATCACCCTCGAACTCAAGACCGTCGCCGACGTCGCCCTGGTCGGCTACCCGTCGGCCGGAAAGTCGAGCCTGATCGCCGCTGTGTCGGCAGCTCGACCGAAGATCGCCGACTACCCGTTCACGACGCTGCACCCGAATCTGGGTGTGGTCCAGGCCGGCGAGTCCCGTTACACAGTCGCCGACGTGCCAGGTCTCATCGAAGGCGCCAGCGAAGGCCGTGGCCTCGGACTCGAGTTCTTGCGTCACGTGGAGCGCTGCTCCGCACTGCTGCACGTCCTCGACTGCGCCACTCTCGAACCCGGACGCGACCCGATCTCCGATCTCGACGTGATCCTTGCGGAGCTTGCCGCGTACGAGGTGCCGGAGGGGCAGACACCGCTGCTGGAGCGCCCGCAGCTCGTCGCTCTGAACAAGATCGATGTTCCCGAGGCACGTGATCTTGCCGACCTCGTGCGCCCGGAACTCGAGGCGCGCGGGTTTCGTGTGTTCGACATCTCGACTGTGTCGCATGAGGGGCTGCGTCCGCTCACGTTCGCGCTCGGCGAGATCGTCGAGAAGCACCGCGCCGAAGTGGCCGATGTCGCACCGACGGAGCGGGTCGTCATCCGCCCCCGAGGCTCGGAGAAGCCGTTCACGATCCGCGTCGAGGGTGGCTCGTACGGCACCTACTACCGCATCCTCGGCGAGAAGCCGGTGCGCTGGGTGCAGCAGACCGACTTCCAGAACGAAGAGGCGGTCGGCTACCTCGCTGATCGTCTTGAGCGTCTCGGCGTCGAGACCGAGCTGTTCCGTCTCGGCGCGGCACCTGGTGCCACCGTCGTCATCGGCGAGGGCGAGGGTCTGGTGTTCGACTGGGAGCCCGCGATGGCCTCGGCTGCAGAGCTGATGACTGCCCCCCGCGGCACCGACCCGCGTCTTGCGCCGAATTCACGCCGCACGACGAGTGAGCGTCGCGAGAAGTACTACGAGCGGATGGACGAGAAGGCTGCGATCCGCGCGGAGCAGGACCTGAAGCGTCGCGTCACGGTCGAGGAGGACTACGACGGAGAGGGCGCATGA
- the rpmA gene encoding 50S ribosomal protein L27 translates to MAHKKGASSTRNGRDSNAQRLGVKRFGGQQVSAGEIIVRQRGTHFHPGVNVGRGGDDTLFALEAGAVAFGAKGGRKVVNIVAAAAE, encoded by the coding sequence ATGGCACATAAAAAGGGCGCAAGCTCCACCCGTAACGGTCGTGACTCCAACGCCCAGCGACTTGGCGTGAAGCGCTTCGGCGGTCAGCAGGTCAGCGCAGGCGAGATCATCGTCCGTCAGCGCGGCACGCACTTCCACCCCGGCGTCAACGTCGGCCGTGGCGGTGACGACACGCTGTTCGCTCTTGAGGCTGGCGCGGTCGCATTCGGCGCGAAGGGCGGCCGCAAGGTCGTCAACATCGTCGCCGCTGCTGCCGAGTAA
- the rplU gene encoding 50S ribosomal protein L21: MVYAVVRAGGRQEKVEVGTIVQLDRVKAAQGEKIELAAVLLVDGATVTTDADTLAKVKVTAEVIGNLRGPKIVIQKFKNKTGYKKRQGHRQDLTRVKITGIK; the protein is encoded by the coding sequence GTGGTTTACGCAGTAGTGCGCGCCGGTGGGCGGCAGGAGAAGGTCGAGGTCGGCACGATCGTTCAGCTCGACCGTGTCAAGGCTGCCCAGGGCGAGAAGATCGAACTGGCCGCAGTGCTTCTCGTCGACGGCGCCACGGTGACCACCGACGCCGACACGCTGGCCAAGGTCAAGGTCACGGCTGAGGTCATCGGCAACCTCCGGGGCCCGAAGATCGTCATCCAGAAGTTCAAGAACAAGACCGGCTACAAGAAGCGCCAGGGCCACCGTCAGGACCTGACGCGCGTCAAGATCACCGGCATCAAGTAA
- a CDS encoding DUF4031 domain-containing protein has translation MTVLIDDPIWPAHGRLWAHLISEDSLDELHAFALRNSVPPRAFDLDHYDVPADALPRLIAAGAVHVGGKELTRRLIASGLRVPARDRRR, from the coding sequence GTGACCGTTCTGATCGATGACCCCATCTGGCCTGCGCACGGAAGACTCTGGGCCCACCTGATCAGCGAAGACAGCTTGGACGAATTGCACGCGTTCGCGCTGCGAAACAGCGTTCCGCCCCGAGCCTTCGACCTCGATCACTACGACGTACCCGCAGATGCGCTCCCCCGTCTCATCGCTGCCGGCGCTGTGCACGTCGGCGGCAAAGAGCTCACGAGGAGACTGATCGCCTCAGGACTCCGTGTCCCCGCCCGCGACCGACGACGCTGA
- a CDS encoding Rne/Rng family ribonuclease, with protein sequence MADENNDNNTPTLDANAEASVAPQESLPAPDTVDEADSVETDAVETDADGIEQVAEPDAPVSEPDEPVAGPDAQMAEPETAPDAAVGEPDAPAAEPEAPVAEPDGQITAPTEPAEAPAASTKSEPVTAVTLGLIPEVFVSQVSTQLRFYAPEIVALPALPGRDRDRDSRSDTRDGRDSRDARDFRDNDEDDAPSARRGRRRRGSSGEGDDQRDEPRQRQRAVEYITEPKAIKGSTRLEAKKQRRRDGRDAGRRRPVVTEAEFLARRESVDRKMVVRSKNGRTQIGVLEDGVLVEHYVARNQDASLIGNVYLGRVQNVLPSMEAAFVDIGRGRNAVLYSGEVDWDGIDTGNQPRRIELALKPGDRVLVQVTKDPVGHKGARLTSQISLPGRYLVYVPNGSMNGISRKLPDNERARLKRILKEVLPESSGVIVRTAAEGATEDQLTRDVQRLTTQWEHIRKQVENQSAPALLHAEPDLLVKIVRDVFNEDFTKMLIQGEDAQQTIRAYLESVAPDLLERVEPYEDETDPFDAFRITEQIEKALDRKVWLPSGGSLVIDRTEAMTVVDVNTGKFVGTGGNLEETVTKNNLEAAEEIVRQLRLRDIGGIIVVDFIDMVLESNRDLVLRRLIECLSRDRTKHQVAEVTSLGLVQMTRKKLGLGLLETFSEACEVCAGRGVVVHHDPVVKHRTSSGNGGPSNNRRQRNGNSQQGQNTQSAGVATHSIPEGAKSALAQIAASTRAPSADPVADAVIEAAPVVEGEQPAATERPKKPRKKRSSERGKAAPKTQAEQLLDSVLDALPEPKAPGQGRNRRRVTTAALTGTPVAVNSSASSVAGGDTES encoded by the coding sequence ATGGCCGATGAGAACAATGACAACAACACCCCTACCCTCGATGCGAACGCGGAGGCTTCGGTAGCACCGCAGGAGTCGCTTCCCGCGCCGGATACGGTCGATGAGGCCGACTCCGTCGAGACGGATGCCGTCGAGACGGATGCTGACGGGATCGAGCAGGTCGCTGAGCCGGACGCTCCGGTGAGCGAGCCCGACGAGCCGGTCGCTGGGCCTGACGCGCAGATGGCTGAGCCCGAAACGGCGCCTGACGCCGCGGTCGGCGAGCCGGATGCTCCGGCCGCTGAGCCGGAAGCTCCCGTCGCTGAGCCTGACGGGCAGATCACTGCGCCGACTGAACCGGCCGAGGCGCCGGCCGCATCGACGAAGTCTGAACCCGTCACCGCGGTCACACTCGGCCTCATCCCCGAGGTGTTCGTCTCGCAGGTCTCCACGCAGCTGCGCTTCTACGCCCCCGAGATCGTCGCGCTTCCGGCACTGCCCGGCCGCGACCGTGATCGTGACTCGCGCAGCGACACCCGCGATGGCCGCGATTCTCGGGACGCTCGGGATTTCCGCGACAACGATGAGGATGACGCCCCTTCGGCACGCCGTGGGCGTCGTCGCCGTGGTAGCAGCGGAGAAGGCGACGACCAGCGCGATGAGCCGCGCCAGCGTCAGCGGGCCGTCGAGTACATCACCGAGCCGAAGGCCATCAAGGGCTCGACCCGCCTCGAGGCGAAGAAGCAGCGTCGCCGCGACGGTCGGGATGCCGGACGCCGACGCCCGGTCGTGACTGAAGCCGAATTCCTCGCACGCCGTGAATCCGTCGACCGCAAGATGGTCGTGCGCTCCAAGAACGGGCGCACGCAGATCGGCGTTCTCGAAGACGGTGTGCTCGTCGAGCACTACGTCGCCCGCAACCAGGATGCGTCGCTGATCGGCAACGTCTACCTCGGTCGCGTTCAGAACGTGCTGCCGAGCATGGAGGCGGCCTTCGTCGACATCGGACGAGGACGCAACGCCGTGCTCTACTCCGGCGAGGTCGACTGGGACGGCATCGACACCGGAAACCAGCCCCGTCGCATCGAGCTGGCGCTGAAGCCAGGCGACCGGGTCCTCGTGCAGGTCACGAAGGATCCTGTCGGCCACAAGGGCGCTCGCCTCACCAGCCAGATCTCGCTCCCCGGCCGGTACCTCGTGTACGTGCCCAACGGATCGATGAACGGCATCTCCCGCAAGCTTCCCGACAACGAGCGCGCTCGCCTCAAGCGCATCCTCAAGGAGGTGCTGCCGGAATCCTCCGGTGTCATCGTCCGTACTGCGGCCGAAGGTGCGACCGAAGATCAGCTGACGCGCGACGTGCAGCGCCTCACCACGCAGTGGGAGCACATCCGCAAGCAGGTCGAGAACCAGTCGGCTCCGGCACTTCTGCACGCAGAGCCCGATCTTCTGGTCAAGATCGTCCGCGACGTCTTCAACGAGGACTTCACGAAGATGCTCATCCAGGGTGAGGATGCTCAGCAGACCATCCGCGCATACCTGGAAAGCGTCGCACCCGACCTGCTCGAGCGTGTCGAGCCGTACGAGGACGAGACCGACCCGTTCGATGCGTTCCGCATCACGGAGCAGATCGAGAAGGCGCTGGATCGCAAGGTGTGGCTGCCCTCCGGCGGCTCGCTCGTCATCGACCGCACCGAGGCGATGACCGTCGTCGACGTCAACACGGGCAAGTTCGTCGGCACGGGGGGAAACCTCGAGGAGACCGTCACCAAGAACAACCTCGAGGCCGCGGAGGAGATCGTCCGCCAGCTGCGCCTGCGCGACATCGGCGGCATCATCGTCGTCGACTTCATCGACATGGTTCTCGAGTCCAATCGCGACCTTGTGCTGCGTCGCCTCATCGAGTGCCTCAGCCGCGATCGTACGAAGCACCAGGTCGCAGAGGTCACCTCTCTCGGTCTGGTCCAGATGACGCGCAAGAAACTCGGCCTCGGCCTGCTGGAGACCTTCAGCGAAGCCTGCGAGGTCTGCGCGGGGCGTGGCGTCGTCGTGCACCACGATCCTGTGGTCAAGCACCGCACGAGTTCCGGCAACGGAGGCCCGTCGAACAATCGACGCCAGCGCAACGGCAACTCCCAGCAGGGCCAGAACACGCAGTCGGCCGGCGTCGCGACCCACAGCATCCCAGAGGGTGCCAAGTCGGCCCTCGCGCAGATCGCCGCTTCGACGCGTGCGCCGAGCGCGGATCCTGTCGCGGACGCCGTGATCGAAGCTGCTCCCGTCGTCGAGGGCGAACAGCCCGCAGCGACCGAGCGACCGAAGAAGCCCCGCAAGAAGCGTTCGTCGGAGCGCGGCAAGGCTGCGCCGAAGACTCAGGCCGAGCAGCTGCTGGACTCGGTGCTGGATGCCCTTCCGGAGCCGAAGGCGCCCGGACAGGGACGCAACAGGCGCCGGGTGACGACGGCGGCCCTCACCGGCACGCCCGTGGCTGTGAACTCGTCAGCGTCGTCGGTCGCGGGCGGGGACACGGAGTCCTGA
- a CDS encoding vitamin K epoxide reductase family protein, giving the protein MSEQRTRPVGFGIWLIVASVIGWWAAFQLTVEKFALLENPQDALACDLSPFIQCSTNLQSWQGAVFGFPNPLIGLTGWMAPLVVGVAVLAGARFPRWFWAVFGAGITFAFGLVCWLIAQSLYDLFVLCPWCMVTWAVTIPTLFATMVHLFRNGTFSRSEKVRARAGRLMPWVPLATILAYALIILLAQLQGLDFLGEMAKILF; this is encoded by the coding sequence ATGAGCGAGCAGCGCACCCGCCCCGTCGGCTTCGGGATCTGGTTGATAGTCGCCAGTGTGATCGGCTGGTGGGCGGCCTTCCAGCTCACCGTGGAGAAGTTCGCGCTGCTGGAGAACCCGCAAGACGCGCTGGCCTGCGATCTCAGCCCGTTCATCCAGTGCAGCACGAACCTGCAGTCGTGGCAGGGAGCCGTCTTCGGCTTCCCGAACCCGCTGATCGGCCTCACCGGATGGATGGCGCCCCTCGTCGTCGGCGTGGCTGTTCTCGCCGGCGCACGCTTCCCACGATGGTTCTGGGCCGTCTTCGGCGCCGGAATCACCTTTGCGTTCGGTCTCGTCTGCTGGCTGATCGCGCAGAGCCTCTACGATCTCTTCGTGCTCTGCCCCTGGTGCATGGTGACATGGGCCGTCACGATCCCCACGCTCTTCGCGACGATGGTGCATCTGTTCCGCAACGGCACCTTCAGCCGTTCCGAGAAGGTGCGCGCACGCGCCGGGCGCCTGATGCCGTGGGTGCCGCTCGCGACGATCCTCGCCTACGCACTCATCATTCTGCTGGCACAGCTGCAGGGGCTCGACTTCCTCGGTGAGATGGCGAAGATCCTGTTCTGA
- the ndk gene encoding nucleoside-diphosphate kinase, translating into MATEETLVLVKPDGVARGLTGTILARIEAKGYALVDIRLVEPDRDVLAEHYAEHEGKPFYEPLLEFMLSGPSVAIRLTGNRVIEGFRSLAGTTDPTTAAPGTIRGDFGRDWGLAVQQNLVHGSDSPESAARELGIWFS; encoded by the coding sequence ATGGCCACTGAAGAAACCCTCGTCCTCGTCAAGCCCGACGGTGTCGCCCGCGGCCTCACCGGCACGATCCTCGCCCGCATCGAGGCGAAGGGCTACGCGCTCGTCGACATCCGCCTCGTAGAGCCTGATCGTGATGTGCTCGCCGAGCACTACGCAGAACACGAGGGCAAGCCGTTCTACGAGCCGCTGCTCGAGTTCATGCTCTCCGGGCCCTCCGTGGCGATCCGTCTCACCGGCAACCGCGTGATCGAGGGCTTCCGCTCGCTCGCCGGCACCACCGACCCGACCACCGCTGCTCCCGGCACGATTCGCGGCGACTTCGGCCGTGATTGGGGCCTCGCCGTGCAGCAGAACCTCGTGCACGGCTCCGACAGCCCTGAGTCGGCCGCCCGTGAACTCGGAATCTGGTTCAGCTGA
- a CDS encoding DUF4233 domain-containing protein, giving the protein MSEASPVPRPARAPRTLVQKLAPIVLGFEAIVVLLVGLTIFGLNSLPWGVPQWWAIVGGVVVALAMVAVAGMITRPWAITAGWVLQVIVALSAFFVPAVLLVVLVFGGMWAYATIMGARLDARRPADPSRLTEETDTHTESD; this is encoded by the coding sequence GTGAGCGAGGCCTCACCCGTTCCGCGCCCTGCTCGCGCGCCGCGCACGCTGGTGCAGAAGCTCGCACCGATCGTCCTCGGGTTCGAAGCGATCGTCGTGCTGCTCGTCGGCCTCACGATCTTCGGGCTCAATTCGCTGCCCTGGGGGGTGCCGCAGTGGTGGGCGATCGTCGGAGGCGTCGTCGTGGCGCTCGCGATGGTGGCGGTCGCCGGCATGATCACGAGGCCATGGGCGATCACTGCGGGATGGGTGCTGCAGGTGATCGTCGCACTGTCGGCGTTCTTCGTACCGGCCGTCCTGCTCGTCGTCCTGGTTTTCGGTGGCATGTGGGCGTATGCGACGATCATGGGGGCCCGTCTGGACGCACGACGTCCTGCTGACCCGAGCCGACTCACTGAAGAAACCGATACTCACACAGAGAGTGATTGA
- a CDS encoding bifunctional folylpolyglutamate synthase/dihydrofolate synthase gives MSDRKRADAVYEALLSRAGERWVQPRKDRTARILELLDDPQRTYRVVHITGTNGKTSTARMIESLLRAHGLRTGLFTSPHLERFTERIMIDGEPIDDGAVADAWDEIEPFAGIVDAELEKAGDAPLTFFELLTVLAFVAASDAPVDVLVLEVGMGGSWDSTNTADGDVAVFAPIAIDHADRLGDTIEKIAEVKAGIIKEGAAVVSAQQPAEAAEVLRRVAAEKNATIAFEGDEFGLTEQKLAVGGQLLTIRGLAGSYVEEYLPLYGAHQGHNAALAVAAVESLIGGGTQRIAGDIITDGLQGATSPGRLQLLGIAPTVVVDAAHNPHGAKALAQSLGDSFDFDEWGLVLGILADKDAVGIIAELAPAASHVFATAPESERASDADVIADLVEAAGHRATVHPSLADAADAAREWAASSDRRAVVIAGSIVLAGEAIALAEEDDWKSGWRA, from the coding sequence ATGAGCGACCGCAAACGCGCAGACGCCGTGTACGAGGCGCTGCTGAGCCGGGCAGGGGAGCGCTGGGTGCAACCGCGCAAGGATCGCACTGCGCGGATCCTCGAGCTCCTCGACGACCCGCAGCGCACCTACCGCGTCGTGCACATCACCGGCACCAACGGCAAGACATCGACCGCCCGCATGATCGAGAGTCTGCTGCGTGCGCACGGACTGCGCACCGGTCTGTTCACGAGCCCGCACCTGGAGCGCTTCACCGAGCGGATCATGATCGACGGTGAGCCCATCGACGATGGTGCGGTAGCCGACGCCTGGGATGAGATCGAGCCCTTCGCCGGGATCGTGGATGCTGAGCTGGAGAAGGCAGGCGATGCTCCGCTGACCTTCTTCGAGCTGCTCACCGTACTGGCATTCGTCGCAGCATCCGATGCGCCGGTCGATGTGCTCGTCCTCGAAGTGGGCATGGGCGGATCCTGGGATTCCACGAACACGGCCGACGGCGACGTCGCAGTGTTCGCACCGATCGCCATCGACCACGCCGACAGGCTGGGCGACACGATCGAGAAGATCGCGGAGGTCAAAGCCGGCATCATCAAGGAGGGCGCAGCAGTGGTGTCCGCCCAGCAGCCCGCCGAGGCCGCCGAGGTACTGCGCAGGGTCGCTGCCGAGAAGAACGCCACCATTGCATTCGAGGGCGATGAATTCGGCCTGACGGAGCAGAAACTCGCGGTCGGCGGGCAGCTGCTGACGATCCGCGGACTCGCCGGCTCCTACGTCGAGGAGTACCTCCCCCTGTACGGCGCGCATCAGGGTCACAACGCTGCACTCGCCGTCGCGGCCGTGGAATCGCTGATCGGCGGTGGCACGCAGCGCATCGCCGGCGACATCATCACCGATGGCCTGCAGGGTGCGACCTCTCCCGGGCGGCTCCAGCTGCTCGGGATCGCACCGACGGTGGTCGTGGATGCCGCGCACAACCCGCACGGCGCCAAGGCGCTCGCGCAATCCCTGGGTGACAGCTTCGACTTCGATGAGTGGGGACTCGTGCTCGGCATCCTCGCAGACAAGGACGCGGTCGGAATCATCGCTGAACTCGCACCCGCGGCGTCCCACGTGTTCGCGACAGCTCCGGAATCCGAACGTGCCAGCGATGCAGATGTCATCGCTGATCTCGTCGAGGCCGCAGGACACCGTGCCACCGTGCATCCCTCACTCGCCGATGCCGCAGACGCGGCCCGCGAGTGGGCTGCGTCGTCGGACCGTCGGGCCGTCGTCATCGCCGGATCCATCGTTCTGGCCGGAGAGGCGATCGCACTGGCCGAGGAAGACGATTGGAAGTCGGGGTGGCGCGCGTGA